The Sinorhizobium alkalisoli genomic interval CAGTCCCGCCGTATCGAACAGTTTAACCGAGAATCCGGCTAAGGAAAGGTCGACGGACAGAACGTCGCGGGTTGTGCCGGCGATCTCCGTCACGATGGCAATGTCTCTCTTGGCGAGCGCATTGAGCAGGCTCGACTTACCGGCATTCGGCTCCCCGGCGATGACGATCTTCAAGCCATCGCGGATTATCTCGGCAAGACCTGCCTCATCGACATGCGTGTCGATTTCATTCCTCAAGGTCACGATGTCGGCCCAGATAGACGCGCTGACCGAGCCGGGAATGTCGTCCTCATCGGCAAAGTCGAGTTCGGCTTCGATCATCGCGCGGGCATGAGTCAGGCGCTGCGCCCATGCCTGATAGAGAGCCGAGTTGCCGCCGTGCGCCTGTTCGAGAGCAAGCCGGCGCTGCATCTCGGTCTCGGCTGCGATCAGATCGGCGATGCCCTCGACCTCGACGAGATCCATCCTGCCGTTTTGAAAGGCGCGCCGGGAAAACTCGCCCGCTTCCGCATGGCGAAAGCCGTCGATCTGCGACAACTCGTCAAGGACAGCGTGCACGACCGCCCGCCCGCCATGGATCTGCAACTCGCAGCAATCTTCACCGGTAAACGATGACGGGCCCGGAAAATAGAGCACTAGACCGTTGTCCAATGCTCGACCGTTTCGAGTCCGAATCGTTCTGAGGGCCGCAGTACGGGCTCTAGGCAGCGCCCCGCAAAGCCGCACCAGCGCATCGGCCACTCCAGGACCGCTGACGCGGATGATCGCAACACCCGCTGGCAGGGCACCGCTGGAAAGAGCGTATATCGTGTCGGTAAACTGCATCGAACTATGGGGACCCGGCAGGCGGGCCTCAGCCTCGCGCCGGCTTCGCTTTCTTCCGGTTTCACTTGGGACGCGGTACTTGGCTGCGGCGAGCATTGATCGCATCGATCGCATACCCGGACGGCGCGAGACTTATGCACATGTCCTTGCCGGAAAATCAAGCGGCACCCGAAGCGGTAGGGAGCGGCACGTTTCACGTGAATCATCGCGCAGCGCCTTCGGGTCCATTCCGAATCCGGCTATCAGTCTAGCATGAAAAGAAAGAGGCCGGGATTGAGAATCCCGGCCCTTGAACCGGCGCGCGTCGATTCGGGTGCGGAAAAATCTGTAACGCTTTCAGTCTGCGCATCGAACTTTCCGAAAATCGGGTACGATTTCGCACCGAGGGCCTAGCGTCGCAATTCGTCAAGCGTTCATCGAGTCGAAGAAATCCCCGTTGTTCTTCGTCTGCTTGAGTTTGTCGATGAGGAACTCGATCGCATCCGTCGTCCCCATCGGGGCGAGAATCCGGCGTAGCACGAAGATCTTCTGCAGTTCGTGCCGCGGCACCAGCAGGTCTTCCTTGCGCGTCCCCGACTTGAGGATATCCATCGCCGGGAAGATGCGCTTGTCGGCGACCTTCCGGTCGAGCACGATTTCGGAGTTGCCGGTACCCTTGAACTCCTCGAAGATGACCTCGTCCATGCGGCTGCCTGTATCGATCAGCGCGGTGGCGATGATGGTGAGAGAACCGCCTTCCTCGATGTTGCGGGCTGCGCCGAAGAAGCGCTTCGGCCGCTGCAAGGCATTGGCGTCGACGCCGCCGGTCAGAACCTTGCCGGAAGAGGGCACGACCGTGTTGTAGGCCCGGCCGAGGCGGGTGATCGAATCGAGAAGGATGACGACGTCGCGACCGTGCTCGACGAGGCGCTTGGCCTTCTCGATGACCATTTCGGCGACCTGCACGTGACGCGTCGCCGGCTCATCGAAGGTCGAGGACACCACTTCGCCCTTGACCGAGCGCTGCATGTCCGTGACTTCTTCCGGTCGCTCGTCGATCAGCAACACGATCAAATAGCATTCCGGGTGGTTGGCGGTGATCGAATGGGCGATATTCTGCAAGAGCACCGTCTTACCGGTACGCGGCGGCGCCACAATCAGCCCGCGCTGCCCCTTGCCGAGCGGCGCCACCAGATCGATGACGCGGGCCGAAAGATCCTTCGAGGTCGGGACCTCAAGCTCCATCTTGAACCGCTCGTTCGGGTAAAGCGGCGTCAGGTTGTCGAAATGAACCTTGTGGCGGATCTTCTCCGGATCGTCGAAATTGATCGTGTTGACCTTGAGAAGCGCAAAGTAACGCTCGCCTTCCTTCGGCCCGCGGATCGGCCCTTCCACCGTGTCGCCGGTCTTCAGCGAAAAACGGCGGATCTGCGAGGGGGAGATGTAGATGTCGTCCGGACCCGGAAGGTAGTTTGCGTTCGCCGATCGCAGGAAGCCGAATCCGTCCTGAAGGACTTCCACGACGCCTTCTCCGATGATCTCGATGTCCTGCGTCGCCAGCATTTTGAGGATCGCAAACATCAGTTCCTGCTTGCGCATGGTGCTGGCGTTTTCCACCTCGAGTTCTTCGGCAAAGGCAAGGAGATCGGTCGGCGTCTTGTTCTTGAGTTCTTGTAGCTTCATTTCAGCCATGAAGAGTCCATGTGTGATAAGGGAATGGAAGGTGGGCGTGATTTTCGTAAGGGAGCTGCGAGGGGGGAGAGGCAGGCTCTAAACTTTGTCACGGGCCATGCAGGAGATGCACGAAAATAGCGATTCACGTGAAACGCCGCAAGGGGTCCTCGCAAATTAGCGACAACTATCGCAGCTGCGAATCGATTGAATTCAAAACGGTTTCACGACAACGAGGATGACGATGAGGATCATCAGCAGCGTCGGGACCTCGTTCATCAGCCTCCAATAGCGTGCGTTCCGGCGATTTTCGTCTCGCCCGAAGGCCGCAACCGCCCGGCTGTAGTGCACGTGTACGAGGGTCAAGAGCAGCACGGACAACAGTTTGGCGTGCAGCCATCCTCCACGAAACCCGTATACGTCCCAGGCAAGATAAAGACCGAGCCCCCAGGTGATCATCATCGCCGGGTTCATGATGACCTTCAGAAGCCGCTGTTCCATGATCTTGAAGGTCTCGGACTGCGGCGATCCGCGCGGTGCGTCCGTGTGATAGATGAAAAGCCGCGGCATGTAGAGAAGGGCCGCCATCCAGGAAATCACCGCAATGATATGGAGCGCCTTGACCCACAGATAGAGATCGTCGGGCCTTGCGGCGAAGAGGGCGCCCAACAGGGCCGCAAAGGCGGCAAGGGCGATCATTGCCCGAAGCCGCGCCCGCTTGCCTGGAGCGCTGTCGCTCTGCCTTTCGCCCATCATCGCTCCCCGCGGACGCGTGCCACGAGCGCGGCGACATGGTCCGGCCTGGCGTCAGGGGTGATGCCGTGGCCGAGATTGAAGATCAGCGGCCCGTTGCCGAGCACGTCGAGAATCCGGTCGATACCGCCCTCCATCGCCGCTCCGCCGGCGACCACGCGCAACGGATCGAGATTCCCTTGGACCGGCCCCTCCTTCTGCAATTCCGCCGCAAAGGAAAGGGGCAACGTCCAGTCGAGGCCGATGGC includes:
- the mnmE gene encoding tRNA uridine-5-carboxymethylaminomethyl(34) synthesis GTPase MnmE → MQFTDTIYALSSGALPAGVAIIRVSGPGVADALVRLCGALPRARTAALRTIRTRNGRALDNGLVLYFPGPSSFTGEDCCELQIHGGRAVVHAVLDELSQIDGFRHAEAGEFSRRAFQNGRMDLVEVEGIADLIAAETEMQRRLALEQAHGGNSALYQAWAQRLTHARAMIEAELDFADEDDIPGSVSASIWADIVTLRNEIDTHVDEAGLAEIIRDGLKIVIAGEPNAGKSSLLNALAKRDIAIVTEIAGTTRDVLSVDLSLAGFSVKLFDTAGLRETEELVEREGIRRAREIIGHADLVLLLSEKPGAFHLDEAITDDVPVIRVATKLDRGDTAWQPTDADVFLSTKTGAGIADLLQELTAFLPDLAGRTSFAMPSRKRHVDCLRQASAALERGLATEGLDLQAEQLRLASNALGRITGRVDVENLLDVIFSEFCVGK
- the rho gene encoding transcription termination factor Rho encodes the protein MAEMKLQELKNKTPTDLLAFAEELEVENASTMRKQELMFAILKMLATQDIEIIGEGVVEVLQDGFGFLRSANANYLPGPDDIYISPSQIRRFSLKTGDTVEGPIRGPKEGERYFALLKVNTINFDDPEKIRHKVHFDNLTPLYPNERFKMELEVPTSKDLSARVIDLVAPLGKGQRGLIVAPPRTGKTVLLQNIAHSITANHPECYLIVLLIDERPEEVTDMQRSVKGEVVSSTFDEPATRHVQVAEMVIEKAKRLVEHGRDVVILLDSITRLGRAYNTVVPSSGKVLTGGVDANALQRPKRFFGAARNIEEGGSLTIIATALIDTGSRMDEVIFEEFKGTGNSEIVLDRKVADKRIFPAMDILKSGTRKEDLLVPRHELQKIFVLRRILAPMGTTDAIEFLIDKLKQTKNNGDFFDSMNA
- the hemJ gene encoding protoporphyrinogen oxidase HemJ, with product MMGERQSDSAPGKRARLRAMIALAAFAALLGALFAARPDDLYLWVKALHIIAVISWMAALLYMPRLFIYHTDAPRGSPQSETFKIMEQRLLKVIMNPAMMITWGLGLYLAWDVYGFRGGWLHAKLLSVLLLTLVHVHYSRAVAAFGRDENRRNARYWRLMNEVPTLLMILIVILVVVKPF